The following coding sequences are from one Ornithodoros turicata isolate Travis chromosome 1, ASM3712646v1, whole genome shotgun sequence window:
- the LOC135390194 gene encoding putative nuclease HARBI1 — MAAYLAAVDLESRRALRCASVFKRRTVLSDIPEGHLLRYCRLPSASILSLCGILEPALKRPTAPRQAIPVDVQLLLALRFYASGSFQSVVGDVAAVSQSSASRIVAGVTKAIVELAASEINFPRTAHNVRKTALGCLEIAGFPKVLGAIDCTHVLVKAPNKVLRQAYRNRKGLYSINVQAVCNADCEFTQVTARWPGSTHDSFIWAFCNLHDEFEWGRMPEGWLLGDSGYPAQPWLLTPFQAPSNEGEERYNSAHMRTRQVIERAFGLLKSRFRCLDKSGGCLMYPTRRTSAIIVACIVLHNYCMCRNIDLRILLDVTMEPSPCS; from the exons atggcggcatacttggcagcggtggatttggagtcGCGAAGGGCGTTACGGTGCGCGAGTGTTTTCAAGCGGCGGACTGTACTATCcgatattccagaaggtcaccTGTTGCGCTACTGCAGGCTACCAAGTGCGTCAATACTTAGCCTGTGTGGTATTTTGGAGCCTGCTTTGAAGCGCCCCACAGCACCTCGTCAGGCTATACCCGTTGACGTGCAACTGCTCCTTGCGCTTCGCTTTTATGCGAGTGGGAGTTTTCAATCTGTTGTGGGTGACGTAGCGGCCGTTAGCCAAAGCAGCGCTTCTCGAATTGTTGCGGGAGTGACGAAGGCAATCGTGGAGCTGGCTGCGTCAGAAATAAATTTTCCCCGGACGGCGCACAACGTACGAAAGACTGCTCTAG GCTGCTTGGAGATAGCGGGGTTCCCGAAGGTGTTGGGTGCTATTGACTGCACCCATGTTCTCGTCAAGGCTCCAAACAAAGTGCTGCGACAGGCATACCGCAATAGGAAAGGACTATATTCCATAAATGTCCAGGCCGTCTGCAATGCGGACTGTGAGTTTACCCAAGTGACAGCCAGGTGGCCTGGGTCTACACATGACAGCTTCATCTGGGCATTCTGCAATCTTCACGATGAATTTGAATGGGGCAGAATGCCTGAAGGCTGGCTTTTAG GTGACTCCGGCTATCCTGCGCAGCCATGGCTGCTCACGCCATTCCAGGCTCCTTCAAACGAGGGAGAGGAAAGATATAATTCAGCGCATATGAGGACACGGCAGGTCATAGAGCGTGCTTTTGGACTCTTGAAGTCACGATTCAGGTGTCTCGACAAGTCAGGAGGGTGCCTCATGTATCCCACGAGAAGGACGTCTGCAATCATCGTGGCATGCATAGTGCTGCACAATTATTGCATGTGTCGCAACATCGACCTCCGGATCCTGTTG gaTGTTACTATGGAGCCAAGTCCATGTTCATAA